The genome window AACCGGCGGTTCAACTGGAGAACATGTTCTACGCGGCCCTAGAGGTAGGGATCCAGTATTCATTTGTTAAGAAAGTGGCCAAACGGCAACAGTACGCTGACCTACTCGACAATCAGGAACTGGCTTACGACGATGTCAAAACCAACTGGTTTAAGCTAGTCGAGCAGCTCCAGCAACAGGGCGCCATCAGTTCTAAGCTATCCATTCCCTGGATCTACAATCTGTTCGGGGGTATGGTCGACATCGCTATCGAAGCACACCAGGCCGGCGACGTAGCGCGCAACGATATCAAGTCCTTTTCATGGGCCTCATTTAAAGGCAGTATTGGCCTTCAATAGCTAACTCGCAACTCTGTGCAATCAATTAACGCCGCCAACATCGACAACGAATTAGTCAAAAGACTCCCCGGTTTCACTAGCCACTACCTAACGGTTAATGACGTTCAACTCCACTATATTATTGGTGGTCAGGGTGAGCCGCTCGTTTTGTTACCCGGCTGGCCGCAGACTTGGTGGAGCTATCACAAAATTATGCCTACGCTGGTCGACAGGTATCAGGTTATTGCCGTTGAGTTGCGGGGCATGGGCAGTTCGGACAAACCGATGGGGGGCTACTCTAAAAAGGTGATGGCAAGTGATGTGGCCGCCTTACTCGATCAGTTGGGCATTGGGCGAAGTAGCATTGCTGGACATGACATCGGGGCAGCGGTGGCCTTTAGCTTCGCGGCCCACTTTCCGCACAAGACAAAAAAGCTCATTTTGTTAGACACTCCCCATCCTGACGAGAACATGTACAGGCTTCCCATGTTGCCGACCGGCCTGGGTCTTCACCCCTGGTGGGTCGCTTTCAACCAAGTCAGGCACTTACCGGAACAGCTACTGGAAAACCGCTTCCACTTGGTGCAGGATTGGCTTTTTGATCAATTATTGGTCGATAAGACAGCCGTCAGTTCATTTGATCGGCAGGTGTACGCTCAGGCTTACGCCAGTCAGGACGCGATCCGAGCTTCCAATGGTTGGTATCAGGCCTTTGCTGAAGACATTGACGATATCAAGGGCAAGCGAATCGAAGTGCCCACAATGGGTATCGCTGGTCCTGCCGGCTTTGAACTGTTTTCTTATGCGTTACCCCCATACGTTGACCAGTTGACCTTAAAAGAAGTGAAAGGATCAGGCCATTTTGTACAGGAAGAAAGACCGCTTGAAACGAGTGAATTCATTCGCGATTTTCTTAGCTAGCTGGTTCAGTAAATGACAGGTGTATATGCTGTTTGTCGTAGTCGGCTCTTGTTTTACAGTATTGTCTCTCGAAATGCTCCCTATGAGACGACGAACGCTTCATTTTTGGAGATCAACGATGTCGACTGCCTTTCTACACCACCAAGAAAGTCCTGGTCAGCTAACCAGAACTTTCTTGGTGGTGTAGAAAGGCAACTAGTCAGAGGACTATAGGAAACAACTTCGTATCAGGCGAGAGCGTATCTGGTACAGGTGAAAGGCAGTTGTAAATCCGAGGGAAGTCACTCAGTAGGATCTACTAGCTGTAGTATAAATATCGCATTTACATCAATCCCCTACGGCAATACCCAGTTTGGACTCAGAAGACGAAGGTCCCTCGCGCGCTACTCTACAAGCGTGAGCAATCGAGAGGTGCACAAGCCAGCTTTCAGTTAAGACAATCAACGGGCTGGGACGCCAATAGGGCTGGTGCCGAGACAATCTCAACATCGGTGAAACTATGCAGGTAGGCTTCGATGAACGGCTTGTGGGCCGCACCAACGACTAACAGGGTCCGTCCCCCGGCGATCGGGGCCGTCGCTTCCCGGATGGCCATCGGTAAATTCTGAGCTTCCCAAGCCGCTACCCGCTGGCGGCCCACCCGGCCCATCTTGGTACTGCGTAGCATCGAGAACCATTGTGCGTCGGCATTCAGTGCCCCGAACTTGGCCGAGTTTTTCCACTTGAAAACAGGCTTCACCTGATCCGCCGATCGTAGCTTCATGGTATCCTCAGGCACCGCCGCAAAAGCCGCTGTACGATGGTTGAACAGCTCTTTTAACGCTGTAGTGGTCACCTATTCAGAAAAACTATTCAACCGACGGGATGCTAGAACAACCCTTTTCCTCTGAAAAAAACTGTTCTTCCACAAAGTAGTATTTCATCGAATTGCCACTCGGCTTACCTATAGAATGTACGTCATTGATAAGTGTCTATGAATGAGTGCGTATCAAATTAAATTTAATTTTTTCTGAAAAAACTTTCATTAAGTGAGTATCCAGACAGCTCCTCTTGGATAATAGCACTGAAGAGTTTAATCATGATAAGATTGCAATGCAGTACAAGGATGCGCTTTATCAACAGCTTTTAGAAGATCAGCGATTTGTCCGGTGGGCTACTGGTGAGGCTCCGCAGGATGATGAGCATTGGAAAAACTGGGCCCGGGAAGACAGTAGTCGACTCGATACGATGGAACTGGCTCGCCAAACGCTGTTGGCAATTCAGGGTGGTCCGGTAGACCTCTCTCAGGCCGACATTGACTATCAGATTCAGCGGGCCTTGTACACCGCTAAACAGCGCGAGATGCAGACTCGTATCCCGGTCGGGCGGGAGCATCGTCTGGCCCGCTTCAACTGGGTCGCGGCCGCTTCGTTGCTGTTCCTACTAGGTTTTGGCTGGTACGGGTATCTGAATCGGACCACGCTTACTAGGTCTTTGTCGGTGAAAAAAACGCAGCCTACAACTGACCCGCTATTGGTAAGCAACCGGCTTCAGTGTGTAGCCAATACAGACAGGCCGGCCCGGCATGTGCTGCTACCTGATGGCAGTTCGGTGGTTTTATACAAGAATAGTCAGGTCAGCTACGCGTTTGCGTTCAACGGCCCTAGGAGGGAGGTGTATCTGTCGGGCGAGGCTTTCTTTGAAGTGACCAAAGACCCCGCCAAGCCTTTCTTTGTGTACGCCGACGGATTAGTGACGAAAGTGCTGGGTACCAGCTTTACCGTGAAAGCGCACCAGCAGGCGGAGCAGGTAATCGTAGTAGTCAGAACGGGGAAAGTAGCCGTTTTTGCGCAGGCTGATCCAACGGCCGATGCGATCCGGACGAATCTCGAACTAACAGGGCTAGTGCTAACACCCAATCAGCAGGCGACGTTTGAACGAACCAACGCCCATCTGAGCCGAACAGAGACGGACGCGCCCACTGGACAGCCATCCTTTGAGTTCCGGGCAACACCGGCAGCCGACGTCTTTGCGGCGCTGGAAAAAGCGTATGGCGTAACCATCCGTTTCGACCGGGATGTCATGGCGCATTGTAGCCTGTCGGCTACGCTGGGCGACGAACCGCTACAGCAAAAATTGCAGTGGATCTGCACCATCCTGGAAGCTACCTATCAGGTAAAAGACCAGCAAATCAGCATTACCGGCAAACCCTGTCAGTAAGCTCTGTTTCGTACGCCTAACTCAACAAATTCCGATCAATGAAGCAATTCTCACCCTTACACAACGTGCTGCCAATCCTGATGCGCCTTAGTTTAATTCCGTTCGTCGTGATGATTATGTGTACCGGTTTCTCACTGGCCCGCGACGGATACGGGCAGGACGTACTTAACCGGCGCGTCACACTTCAGGTGACGAACCAAAAAGTAGAGACGGTACTTACGAAACTGGCCAAAGCGTCGGGCATCCGTTTTATGTACAGCCCGGAACTGATTCAGGCGGGACGAGCTACGTCGCTGAACGTGAAAGACGCCCGCCTGGCGATTGTACTGAATGAATTGCTGACACCTTTGAAAATTGGGTATGAAGTAGCCGGCGATCAGATTTTGCTTAAACGCCTGCCTCTGTCTGGTCAGCAGCCGGTGATCGAAACCACACTCCAGTTAGCCGTTGGTAAGAGTGCCGACATCACCGTGACGGGCCAGGTCATTGACAATACGGGCGGTACCGTGCCGGGGGCCACGGTGGCTCTGAAAGGCAGCGGCACGGTCGGTACGACGACCGATGCGAATGGGCAGTTTCGGCTCAACCTGCCCGAAACCGGCACCCATACGCTGGTCGTTTCGTCGATCGGGTACGTCACCCAGGAGGTAACCGTCAACAACCGCAAGCAGGTGGAAATTACCCTGGTGCCCGATGTAAAATCGCTCAGCGAAGTGGTGGTGGTGGGGTACGGCACCCAGCGTAAAGGCGACGTAACGGGCGCGCTGACGTCGATTTCGGCCGAGAATTTTAAGGATCAGCCGGTCACACGCCTGGATCAGGCGTTGCAGGGCCGGGCGGCTGGCGTGCAGGTGACCAGCTCGGCCGGAGCACCGGGTGGCGACGTGCGTATCCGCATCCGGGGATCAAATTCGATTAACAGTGACAACAGCCCACTGTACGTAGTCGACGGGTTTGTTGGGGCCGATTTCAACAACATCAACGCGCAGGATATTGCCTCGCTAGAGGTGTTGAAAGACGCGTCGGCAACGGCCATTTATGGTAGCCGGGGCGCCAATGGTGTAATTATTATTACGACGAAGGGGGGCAGTAAAAAGGGTATGCAGGTCAATTTCAACACCCGCATCTCGACCTCCGAGGTACTAAAGAAAATTAATACGCTTAATGCCGGTGATTTTGCGCAGATCGTCAACGAGCGGCAGGCAGCAACGGGTGGTAACCCCATTTTTACCCCGGCACAGATCGCGGGCTACCAGCAGAACGGGGGTACCAACTGGCAGGATCAGATACTCCGCAAAGCGGGTGGTCAAGAGTATCAGCTTGGCGTGTCGGGCGGAAACGAGAAAACACAGTACTTAATTTCGACCAATTACTTGGGTCAGAACGGGATTATTAACAACTCGGATTACAAGCGCTACGCCATCCGGTCGAACATTTCGTCGCAGGTGTCCGATAAGTTTTCGGTGCGGCTGAATTTTACGGGTACCCGTCGCGAGAACCATAATACCGGTGGGACAGCCGCCCGTTCGGGTGCGCTGGCGCAGGCGTTTGCGTGGGCACCTACCACGCCCGTTCGCGACGCCGATGGCAACTATACCTACCGCGACCCAGTGGGATCCATTTTTGAAAATCCGGTGGCGTTAACTACCGATGCCGACAATCGTACCAACAGCACAACGGCCAACCTGGTCGGGGGCGTACGCTACGAGTTTATCCCCGGACTGGCCCTGGATGTGCAGTACGGTATCAACTACAACAATCAGCAGGGAAAATACTACTCCGGCCCGGTGATCGCCAACCGCCTGCCCCGCGCCAGCCGGACGTCGGGTGAGCAGATTACGCTGCAAAACACCAATACGCTGAGCTACAAACGGGTGTTTAACGCCATTCATCGGGTCGATGTAACCGGCGTTTTTGAAACCCAGCAACAAACCGGCGAATCGTTTTACGCCAACGCGACCAACCTAACGTACCCGGCACAGTCGTACAACAATCTGGCCCTGGCCGAATCAAACCAGATTGGGTCGGGCTACGGAAAATGGAGTCTGCTGTCGTACTTAGGCCGGGTCAACTACGCCCTGAAAGACCGCTACCTGGTATCGGCAACGGTGCGCCGGGACGGGTCGTCCAAATTTCAGGGGAAAAACAAATACAGCGTGTTTCCCTCCATGGCGTTGGGCTGGAAAGTATCAGAAGAGCGGTTTATGCAGTCGCAGAAGCTGTTCAGCAACTTGAAGCTGCGGGCAAGCTGGGGGCTGACGGGCAATCAGGCCATCAACCCGTACGGTACGCTGTCGACCTATACCACGAATGTCGACGACGCGGCCGTTGCCTTTCGGTCGGGCTACTTCACCAACGGGATCACGAACGGCATCCTCCTCGGCAATCCGGGCAATCCCGATCTGAAATGGGAAACGACGGAACAGATCGACGCCGGCGCCGACATGACATTGCTGAACGGCAACGTGACGCTCTCCATCGACTACTTTGTCAAGAATACCCGCGACCTGCTGCTCAGCCAACCTCTGCCGGATTATGTCGGTGGAAACAGCATTCTGCGCAACGTAGGCCGGGTGCAAAACAAAGGCTGGGAGTTTTCGCTCGATGCGACGCCCATCGACCGCAACAACTTCAGCTGGAACACTTCCTTTAACGTGTCGTTGCTGCAGAACAGGGTAGTCAGCCTTAGTTCGAGCAGCGATACCATCTACGCGTCGAACGAGTTTGTCTTGATTCCGGGACAGTCATTGACGTCGTTCTGGGGCCTGCGCTACCTAGGTACGTGGAAACCCGGCGAAGCCGATCAGGCTAATCGATACGGTGAAAAACCCGGCGACGCCCACTATCAGGACCTGAACGGGGATGGCGTTATCAACGGCGCCGATTACCAGGTGATCGGTAACGGACAACCGAAAACGTCGCTGGGTTGGAACAACACGTTTACGTATAAACGCCTGTCGCTGAACGTCTTCTTTCAGGGCCTGTTCGGCTTTGACAAACTCAACTATACCTACGCCAATGGGATTGTAGGTAGTACAGACGCCCGGCAGCCGACGTTTGCCGATATCAAAAACCGCTACATCACCGGTGTTAATGAAACCTCCGACATTCCGGCTTTCAGCAACGTGAAGGAAAACTTTTACGTGCAGTCGACCCGGTTTCTGGAGAAAGGTGATTTTGTCCGCCTGAAAAACATCAGCCTGTCGTATAACCTGCCCAAATCAGCGTTGAAAAATCTCGGTACGGTCGGGGTGTTTGTCAGCGCGACCAATCTGCTGACGTTCACCAAATACAAAGGCATTGACCCTGAATCAACATCGAACGGGTCCGGCGACATTGGTCAGAACATCGACTACGGTTCGTATCCCAACGCAAAGACGTACACCGCTGGTTTGAGCCTCACCTTCTAATACCTTACTGGAAATCAAAAATACGCAGGGCCTGCTCAACGAGCGGAAGTTTGAGCCTCATCTTCTAATACCTTACTCACAAAACTGTCATGAAAAAACGAACCCTGCTTTGTCTGCTTCTTACCCTGGCTGGCTGCACCAACTATCTTGACGAAGTGCCCCAGGGGCAGGTCGTTGGCACCAACGCCATTCAGGATGTAGCCGGCCTTGAAGCCGCGCTGACCGGTACCTATAAGGGTATGCTGCGCACCTGGGCCCGGGGGTTTCTGACCTCTGCGCTGGAAGCCTACGTGATGGGAGCTGACGACGTTACCTCGCTCAGCGGTGGCAACAAAGCTGAATTCCGGCAGACCGATCAGTTCGACGTGGTATCGTCCAATTCGCGGCTGGCGCAGATCTGGAGCGGCTGTTACAAAACCATTCAGGGTGCCAACAATATCATCACGAATTACAAGACCGTTTCGGGCGATCAGACCACCATCAACGCCATCGTGGGTGAAGCGTATTTCCTGCGGGCGCTGGGCTATTACTGGCTGGTGCGGGGCTACGGCAACATTCCGCTGGTTACAAGCGCGGACTTTACCAACGATCTGCTGACTCTCCAGAAAAGTGCCCCCGCCGACATCTACAAACTGATCGAGAGCGACTTACTGCAGGCCGAACAACTGGTGCCCAACACCAAACGCGATGCCGGTCGGCCCAATAAGGGGTCGGTGAAAGCGTTGCTGGCCGATGTGTACCTGACAGAAGGCGGCTGGCCCATCAAAGACGCGTCGAAGTATGCGCTGGCGGCAACCAAGGCCAAAGAAGTGATCGACAACAAGACCACGTATGGCTTTGACCTCGTACCCGATCTGGCGACGCTCTGGTCGGGTACGCCCGCGTCGGTGGGTACGTCGGAAGAAATTTTCTCGTTCCAGACCTCGGTGAACTACGGCGGGTCGGCCAACGCGTTCTACGGCAGCTCGGCCACGCCCGGCGACGAAAACGGCTGGGACGATTTCTTCGCTGAAGTTGGTTTCTTCAACCGCTTTCCGGCTGGTAAGCGCAAGGATATTACGTTCTACACGGAGTTCACCAAGTCCGACGGTACCACGATTTCGTGGCAGAACAGCCAGTCGAAGCACCCCTATTACCGCAAATTTCGTCTGGCCGATAACACAAACTACCAGTCGTCGATGCCGGTGCACATGATCCGCTACGCCCACGTGCTGTTGGTATACGCGGAAGCGCAGGCCCGGTCGGGTAACAGCGTCAGCACGGATGCCTACACGGCAGTAAATGCCGTGCGGAAACGGGCCGGGCTGGCTGATCTTACCGGTTTATCGGCCACTAATTTCGCTGCTGCCGTGGTGGACGAACGGGCCTGGGAGTTTGCCGGCGAATGGACCCGCTGGTTTGATTTACAGCGGCTGGAGCAGGTCGAAGCGGCCAACGCCCCCGACAAAAAAGGCGCGGATGATCTGAAACCGCTTAAGTCAATCACGAAAGCGAATTACTGGTATCCCGTTCCGATCGGTGATGCAAACATCAACCCGAACCTGTAACCAGCAGGCGTGCCAGTCCTTGCCGGGTTAGGCGGTGTGATAGGCTGCATGTCTGTTCAGTCAGTAACGGTTCTAAACCGGCGGGCCTATACGTCCGCCGGTTTACTATTGCTGTAGCCATTGCCTGGTCTGCACAGCGAATTTGGTTTAGTATGACGTATTTGATGAAACAGCTAGTACTGCTATTGGGGGTGATGGGTACGCTCACGGGCCGGGCGCAACAGGCTTCCCTGGTCTGGCCGTCAGCGGTCAATTCTACTGCCCGAACCCAGCTTTTTGATCAGGACTGGCGCTTTCTACGGGATAGTGTGCCGGGAGCGGAACAGCCTTCGTACCAAGATGATACCTGGCGACGGCTTACCCTGCCCCACGACTGGAGTATCGAGGACCTGCCCCCCCAACAGGCCGGCACCGTTGCGGGGCCGTTTGCCAGAAGCAGCGCTGGGGCTACCTCGACGGGGTACGCCGTGGGGGGAACCGGCTGGTATCGGAAGACCTTTACCTTACCGCCCGCCACAGGAGCCAAACGCGTTTCGGTTCGCTTCGATGGGGTATATCGCAACGCCGACGTCTGGCTGAACGGGCATCACCTGGGCTTTCACCCCTACGGCTACACGCCGTTTGTCTACGACCTGACGCCCTATCTGCGCCACCCTGGTCAGCCCAATAGCCTGGCGGTGCGGGTACGTAACGGGGGGCAGAACACGCGCTGGTATACCGGCTCGGGCATTTACCGGCACGTCTGGCTGACTATCGCCGAATCGATTCACGTGGCTCCCTGGGGCATTACCGTCACCACTCCGCAGGTGTCCGACAGCGCCGCGCAGGTGCAGGTTCGTACGGTAGTGGTGAACCAGGGCTCGATAGCCGCGCCAGTTACCGTTCAGGTATTGCTACAGACGGCGGACGGGCGAGTAGTGAACAGCACCCGAAAGACCGCGACTGTTGCCGCCGCAGGCCGGACCGACGTCACGCAGACCCTGACGCTGGCGCAACCCAAACGCTGGTCGGTCGAGACGCCGTACCGTTACCGGGCCGTCGTAACCATCCGGCAGGGCAGCCGAACCGTGGATAGCCTGTCGACACCGTTTGGTGTGCGTACGATTCATTTTAATGCACAAACCGGGTTTACCCTCAATGGCAAACGTGTATGGCTCAAAGGCGGCTGTGTTCACCACGATAATGGGCCGCTCGGTGCAGTGGCGCTGGATCGGGCCGAGGAACGCAAGGTCGAGCTGCTGAAAGCCAACGGATTCAACGCCGTTCGTTCCAGCCATAACCCACCGTCGCCCGCTTTCCTGGACGCCTGCGACCGGTTGGGGATGCTGGTGATTGACGAAGCCTTCGATATGTGGCAACGCCCCAAAAAACCGGACGATTACCACCTTGATTTCGACGCCTGGTGGGAGCGCGACCTGACGGCCATGATCGAGCGCGATAGAAACCACCCGGCTGTTATCCTGTGGAGTGTGGGCAACGAAATCAGCGAGCGCGCTGACTCGTCCGGGCTGGCTATTACCCGAAAACTGGTCGATGCGGTACACCGGCTTGATCCGACCCGACCAACGACGGAAGCTATTTGCCGCTTCTGGGAATATCCGGGTACGCCCTGGGAAGCATCGGCCAAGGCGTTTGCTCTGCTGGATATTGGGGGTTACAATTACGAATGGAAGCACTACGAATCCGATCATCGGCAGGCACCGAACCGCATTATGGTGGGTACCGAAACGTTCGCTAAAGAAGCCTATGAAAACTGGCAGCAGGTCGAAACGCATCCGTACGTGATTGGGGATTTCGTCTGGACGGCCCTGGATTACATGGGCGAAACGGCCATCGGCCATTCGCTGCTGCAACCCCGAACGGATAAAGATAGTCTGGCGGCCGTGCTGCCCTGGCCCTGGTTCAACGCCTTCTGTGGCGATCTGGATCTGATTGGCACCAAGAAGCCGCAGTCCTACTACCGCGATGTTGTGTGGCGTAACAGCCCGGTCGAGATGGCGGTTCACGTCCCCATTCCCGATGGCATGAAAGAAACGGTTACCAGCTGGGGCTGGCCCGATGAGCGACAAAGTTGGACCTGGTCCGGCCCGGATGGGTCCGGCCTGGACGGGTCCGGGTTTGGGGCCGCAGGTAAGCCACTTCAGGTACGGGTCTTTACCCGGAGCCAAAAGGTACGTTTGCTATTGAACGGTAAGCACGTCGGGGAACAGAGCCTGCCCGACAGCAGCATCGTGGTGGTGTTTACCGTTCCCTATCAGCCGGGTACGCTGGAAGCCATCAGCCTGAACGATGGCCAGGAGACAGGCCGTGTATCGCTCACAACGGCATCGTCTCCTCACCGTATCCGGCTCACCGCCGACCGGCCGACGTTGCGGGCCGATCAACAGGATCTGTCATTTCTGACCGCTGAGGTAGTCGATGCGCAGGGGCGGGTTGTGCCCGACGCGGCCCTGCCGTTAACGTTTCAGGTGAGTGGAGCGGGTAGTCTGGCGGCCGTGGGCAGCGGCAATCCAACGGACATGGCCAGCTTCCAGCAGCCAACGCGGACGACGTACCGGGGCCGGTGTCTGGCTGTAATTCGCGCTACCGCTACCAAAGGCAGCATTACGGTAAGGGCGTCGGCGGCCGGACTGGTTCCGGCGGAGGTAACGCTCAGCACACAGTAGGTGAATCGACTTTTAGGATTTTACAGCCTGCGCTTGCGTTGTTGCTTTGGCTAAGACATCAGGCTGTGAACCATACTAGGTTGCCGAAAAATGGAATCGCTTTCGGCAGCTTGGTAATACGTTGAGCGCCCGCCGATTTCTCGGCTTTCAAAAACGACGAAACACTAAGCACTTTCCTACAATGCAAACCTCAACGTTAGCGGATCGAGTCGTGACGCCTGTTTGGAGTACTCCAGCTACACGTTGCATAGAGTACGTTTGCTTTGGCTCAATTCAGTAGCAATATGGATGATCAGGCACTGTGGCAATTGCTTCGGACAGGTAGCGAGGAGGCCTACAGCGTCTTAGCCCAACGGTACTACGCTAAACTGGTTCATTACGGTCAAAAGTTTACGCCAAACCGACAACTCGTTGAAGATGCTCTTCAGGACCTGTTAATCCGGCTGTGGTTAGGCCGTCAGCGACTCAGCGATACACCTTCTGTCAAATTTTACCTGTTGAAAGCATTTCGACATCAATTGTTCAAAACCCTCAACAAATCGCTTCGCCATTCGGAAGTTGAAGAAGCAGATATGGCTGAGCTAATGGTATTTTCTGTTGAAGATCAATACATTGAACTGGAAAGTGACCTGCGATTTACTAGTGAATTAACGGAACGCCTAACTCATCTACCAACGCGGCAGCGGGAAGTGATCTACCTGCGGTTCTTTCAGGGTCTTACTATCGAGGAAATAGCTGATTTACTCGTGATACAGACTCAGTCTGTAAGCAATTTATTACAACGAGCACTGACAAATTTAAGATCAAGCTGGTTCATCACTACACCGGTAATACTGGCGTTAGCATATCGCCTTATCCCCCTTTTGTAAACGCAGATCAGGCAAAAAATAGAGCCCTGCCTCATTTTTTACCAATAGATCGGGTTAAAATTATGTACTACAAAGCGTCAAAGCGGGAACAGCTTTCGGTAGCTATTGCTTTTCAGTTGTGGGCAAGGTAAATCGTTCAGATACGGCCAATCAAGGTGGCCCTCCGATCCACCCGTTCGTTGTTCCCCATTCTATTCACGTGGTCGATTGATATGGTGTCAGACGGTTGCCATGCCGTTGCGAACCGCATCCAGCATTAACTTTGGTGGTGGCTGTTCGCTGTTCAGAGGAGCAGTTTCTCTTTAAACGCTCGGAGCGAGGTACAGAGCTAATTGATCTCTTCCCACAGTTCGATTTTGTTGCCTTCCGGGTCCAAAATATGCACAAATTTACCCTGCTCGTAGACGGTAATTTCATCTATCACCGCAACTCCGTCTCGCTTTAGCTGCTCTACCAACGACTCAAGCTGATCGACCTGATAATTGATCATAAACTCCTTGGGGGAGGGCGCAAAATAGCCAGTGTCTTTACCGAAGGTGGCCCAAACTGTTGTTCGTTCTTGACTCGGATTATTGGTATCACGCCACTTGAATAATGTACCATACTCCGCCACCGGCAGGCCCAGGTGATAAGCATACCACTGGTTGATCGCTTGGGGATCATCGCAGGTGAAAAAGATGCCGCCTAGTCCTATTACCTTTCCCATTTTGAGCCTATTTTGATTGATTTACCAATAGTAGACAGGCCAACACGTAATCTATTTACGTGGTTGTTCAAATGAGTATCTACACTGGCTATTACCAATGAAAATAGTAGGACGTTGACGGCAAAATGACAAGACATCCAGTAGTTGACGTACTGTAAGTAGTTATGTTGATAAACCCGGTTACAGTAGAACGAATTAAGAAGACACCATTTCTGCTACTTTAAAGTCGAAGGCCAAAGCCTCTCACAAATCGCTGATTTCACTCCGCTTTCTTGTTAGTGTTTATCCTACCTGAATGGCCCTGTTTACCAATCACGCTTCCTATCGATTCTTGACTAGCTACCAGGATAATATCGGCTTGCTGCCGGAATAAGCCAAACACCACCAATTGTCAATGCCAATTCACTTTGTTTCAAGTCTAGCTAGAATCCGTTTCATCTGAGCAATCTCCCGCTCCTGTGCGTCAATAATATTTTGGGCTAACTGCTTCACCTCGGGGTCTTTCAAGTTCGCTCGCTTGCTGACTAAAATGGCAATCGAATGGTGGGGAATCATCGAGTGCATGAATAATTTATCATCGATAAAGGTTTGATTACGAACGCCGACTAGGGCCGCCACAAACAGCCCTACGCTCCCAGTCACAATCAGCTGATTCAGCCGTACGTTTCGATACATACTCCGCATAAACCCCAGCATAATAAGGGACATACTGCTGATCATTAACGTGGTCATATATAGACGGTTAACGCTCAGGTAAAGATGATCCGCTTGTTCGGTGTTCAAGTACATTGTCAAGTGCATCACCACGAAGGAAACGCCTAACATCAAAAAAAACCTGGTGTAATTGCCTTTGGTCATCGGCGGCTGACGGGCGGGATTCGAATTCATGGAAAAGGTAGTTAGCAACCCGTTTGGGGGAGGGACTGGTAATCAATTGTAGCAAAAATAGCC of Spirosoma rhododendri contains these proteins:
- a CDS encoding FecR family protein — its product is MQYKDALYQQLLEDQRFVRWATGEAPQDDEHWKNWAREDSSRLDTMELARQTLLAIQGGPVDLSQADIDYQIQRALYTAKQREMQTRIPVGREHRLARFNWVAAASLLFLLGFGWYGYLNRTTLTRSLSVKKTQPTTDPLLVSNRLQCVANTDRPARHVLLPDGSSVVLYKNSQVSYAFAFNGPRREVYLSGEAFFEVTKDPAKPFFVYADGLVTKVLGTSFTVKAHQQAEQVIVVVRTGKVAVFAQADPTADAIRTNLELTGLVLTPNQQATFERTNAHLSRTETDAPTGQPSFEFRATPAADVFAALEKAYGVTIRFDRDVMAHCSLSATLGDEPLQQKLQWICTILEATYQVKDQQISITGKPCQ
- a CDS encoding alpha/beta fold hydrolase, producing the protein MQSINAANIDNELVKRLPGFTSHYLTVNDVQLHYIIGGQGEPLVLLPGWPQTWWSYHKIMPTLVDRYQVIAVELRGMGSSDKPMGGYSKKVMASDVAALLDQLGIGRSSIAGHDIGAAVAFSFAAHFPHKTKKLILLDTPHPDENMYRLPMLPTGLGLHPWWVAFNQVRHLPEQLLENRFHLVQDWLFDQLLVDKTAVSSFDRQVYAQAYASQDAIRASNGWYQAFAEDIDDIKGKRIEVPTMGIAGPAGFELFSYALPPYVDQLTLKEVKGSGHFVQEERPLETSEFIRDFLS
- a CDS encoding TonB-dependent receptor gives rise to the protein MKQFSPLHNVLPILMRLSLIPFVVMIMCTGFSLARDGYGQDVLNRRVTLQVTNQKVETVLTKLAKASGIRFMYSPELIQAGRATSLNVKDARLAIVLNELLTPLKIGYEVAGDQILLKRLPLSGQQPVIETTLQLAVGKSADITVTGQVIDNTGGTVPGATVALKGSGTVGTTTDANGQFRLNLPETGTHTLVVSSIGYVTQEVTVNNRKQVEITLVPDVKSLSEVVVVGYGTQRKGDVTGALTSISAENFKDQPVTRLDQALQGRAAGVQVTSSAGAPGGDVRIRIRGSNSINSDNSPLYVVDGFVGADFNNINAQDIASLEVLKDASATAIYGSRGANGVIIITTKGGSKKGMQVNFNTRISTSEVLKKINTLNAGDFAQIVNERQAATGGNPIFTPAQIAGYQQNGGTNWQDQILRKAGGQEYQLGVSGGNEKTQYLISTNYLGQNGIINNSDYKRYAIRSNISSQVSDKFSVRLNFTGTRRENHNTGGTAARSGALAQAFAWAPTTPVRDADGNYTYRDPVGSIFENPVALTTDADNRTNSTTANLVGGVRYEFIPGLALDVQYGINYNNQQGKYYSGPVIANRLPRASRTSGEQITLQNTNTLSYKRVFNAIHRVDVTGVFETQQQTGESFYANATNLTYPAQSYNNLALAESNQIGSGYGKWSLLSYLGRVNYALKDRYLVSATVRRDGSSKFQGKNKYSVFPSMALGWKVSEERFMQSQKLFSNLKLRASWGLTGNQAINPYGTLSTYTTNVDDAAVAFRSGYFTNGITNGILLGNPGNPDLKWETTEQIDAGADMTLLNGNVTLSIDYFVKNTRDLLLSQPLPDYVGGNSILRNVGRVQNKGWEFSLDATPIDRNNFSWNTSFNVSLLQNRVVSLSSSSDTIYASNEFVLIPGQSLTSFWGLRYLGTWKPGEADQANRYGEKPGDAHYQDLNGDGVINGADYQVIGNGQPKTSLGWNNTFTYKRLSLNVFFQGLFGFDKLNYTYANGIVGSTDARQPTFADIKNRYITGVNETSDIPAFSNVKENFYVQSTRFLEKGDFVRLKNISLSYNLPKSALKNLGTVGVFVSATNLLTFTKYKGIDPESTSNGSGDIGQNIDYGSYPNAKTYTAGLSLTF
- a CDS encoding TetR/AcrR family transcriptional regulator; this encodes MKDTRQALIQAAVVALNSDESATIEHIADQAGVTRRTVHRYFNDRNTLLQECKQTMLRVCNHSMITAYQSSQQPAVQLENMFYAALEVGIQYSFVKKVAKRQQYADLLDNQELAYDDVKTNWFKLVEQLQQQGAISSKLSIPWIYNLFGGMVDIAIEAHQAGDVARNDIKSFSWASFKGSIGLQ